The following proteins are co-located in the Salvelinus namaycush isolate Seneca chromosome 33, SaNama_1.0, whole genome shotgun sequence genome:
- the olfm3a gene encoding noelin-3a — protein sequence MSQSIEVLNLRTQRDFQYVMKMENQMKGLRTKFRQVEDDRKTIMAKNFQELKEKMDELQPLIPVLEQYKTDAQLISSFKEEIRNLSMVLTAIQEEMGAYDYDELYQRVLRLDSRLRNCMGKLTCGKLMKITGPVTIKTSGTRFGAWMTDPQASQRNNRVWYMDSYTNSKIVREYKTMEDFVANVVSRTYNLPFKWEGTGHVVYNGSLYYNKYQSNIIVKYSFETGRVLAQRALEYAGFHNTYPYSWGGYSDIDVMADELGMWVVYATNQNAGNIVIAQMDPDTLEVQKTWNTEYSKRNAGESFMICGTLYITNSHLTGAKVYYSYSTKTSSYEYTDIPFHNQYFHMSMLDYNARERALYAWNNGHQVLFNVTLFHVIKTEDDS from the exons ATGTCCCAGTCCATTGAGGTGTTGAACCTACGGACTCAGAGGGACTTCCAGTATGTCATGAAGATGGAGAATCAGATGAAAGGGCTCCGGACCAAGTTCAGACAGGTAGAAGATGACAGGAAGACTATTATGGCCAAGAACTTTCAG GAGCTTAAGGAGAAGATGGATGAGCTGCAGCCTCTGATCCCTGTGTTGGAGCAGTACAAGACAGATGCCCAGCTCATCTCCTCCTTTAAAGAGGAGATCAGAAACCTGTCCATGGTGCTCACAGCTATCCAGGAGGAGATGGGGGCATACGACTATGACGAGCTCTACCAGAGGGTGCTGAGACTGGACAGCAGGCTCCGCAACTGCATGGGCAAACTGA CATGTGGGAAATTAATGAAAATCACTGGACCTGTAACAATAAAGACATCTGGCACCCGGTTTGGGGCATGGATGACTGATCCACAGGCCTCTCAGAGAAACAACAGG GTCTGGTACATGGACAGCTACACCAACAGTAAGATTGTCCGTGAGTACAAGACCATGGAAGACTTTGTAGCTAATGTGGTGTCTCGAACCTACAACCTCCCGTTTAAATGGGAGGGAACTGGTCACGTGGTATACAATGGATCCCTGTACTACAACAAGTATCAGAGTAACATCATCGTCAAGTACAGTTTTGAGACGGGTCGGGTGCTGGCTCAGCGGGCTCTGGAGTACGCCGGCTTCCACAATACCTACCCCTACTCCTGGGGCGGATACTCCGACATCGATGTCATGGCCGACGAACTGGGCATGTGGGTGGTGTATGCAACCAATCAGAACGCGGGAAATATCGTCATCGCCCAGATGGACCCGGACACCCTAGAAGTCCAGAAGACATGGAACACGGAATATTCCAAACGGAATGCGGGGGAATCCTTTATGATCTGCGGAACACTCTACATCACCAACTCTCACCTGACGGGTGCTAAGGTTTACTACTCATACTCCACCAAGACCTCCAGCTATGAGTACACAGACATCCCCTTCCACAACCAGTACTTTCACATGTCCATGTTAGACTATAACGCCAGGGAGAGGGCGCTCTATGCCTGGAACAATGGACACCAGGTGCTGTTCAATGTCACTCTGTTCCACGTCATCAAAACCGAAGATGACTCCTAG